One Trachemys scripta elegans isolate TJP31775 chromosome 4, CAS_Tse_1.0, whole genome shotgun sequence genomic region harbors:
- the CHAC1 gene encoding glutathione-specific gamma-glutamylcyclotransferase 1 — translation MKRDPLPAERQAQEEDAGEQKTPLWIFGYGSLVWRPDFEFSSRKVGFIRGYSRRFWQGDTFHRGNEKMPGRVVTLQEDYDACTWGVAYEVRGEQISASLQYLNVREAVLGGYDTKLVKFHPQDKEADEPILALVYIATPQNPTYLGPASEEDIAAQIIVSSGRSGHNIEYLLRLADFMRYFCPQVEDEHLFSIEEALVSILPCLCQAEEPLVEV, via the exons ATGAAGCGGGACCCGCTGCCCGCGGAGCGCCAGGcgcaggaggaggatgctggggagcagaaaacgcccctctggatCTTCGGCTACGGCTCCCTGGTATGGAGACCCGACTTCGAGTTCAGCTCCAGGAAGGTGGGCTTCATCCGCGGCTACAGCCGCCGCTTCTGGCAGGGAGACACCTTCCACCGCGGCAACGAGAAGATG CCTGGCCGTGTGGTTACCCTCCAGGAGGATTATGAT GCATGCACGTGGGGTGTTGCCTATGAAGTCCGTGGAGAGCAGATTTCTGCATCACTCCAGTACTTGAACGTGCGAGAAGCAGTCCTGGGGGGCTATGACACCAAACTAGTGAAGTTCCACCCCCAGGATAAAGAGGCTGACGAACCCATCCTGGCCCTAGTTTACATTGCTACACCCCAGAACCCCACCTACCTTGGCCCAGCATCTGAAGAGGACATTGCAGCCCAGATCATTGTCTCGAGTGGTCGGTCTGGACACAACATAGAGTATCTGCTGCGACTGGCAGACTTCATGCGCTACTTTTGTCCCCAGGTGGAGGACGAACACTTGTTTTCCATTGAGGAGGCCCTTGTTTCCATCCTGCCCTGTCTATGCCAGGCTGAGGAGCCTTTAGTGGAGGTGTGA